Within Eschrichtius robustus isolate mEscRob2 chromosome X, mEscRob2.pri, whole genome shotgun sequence, the genomic segment GTAGAAACTGACAAGATCACTCTAAATATTCAACATAGAGCTACCATAGGACATAGTAATTCCACGCCTAGTTATATAcctaagagaaacaaaaacatatgtccacacaaaaacttgaatatgaatgtttacagcagcattattcataatacctaaaaggtgaaaacaatccaaatgtccattaactgatgaatggattttaaaatatggtatatctagatgatggaatattatttggctataaaaaaataaagtactgatacatgctacaacatttgtggaccttgaaaacattttgctgagtgaaagaagtcaatcacaaaagacacatattacatgattctatttatatgaaaagtctagaataggcaaatccatagaaacaggaaGTAGAAGAGTGGTTTCCTTGGGTTGGGGAGAATGAGGGGGAATGATGGGTGATAGCTAAAGGGTATGGGCTTTTGTTCttagatgatgaaaatgttctaatattgactgtggtgatggttacacatatTTGAGAATATACTAAGAACCACTGAAATGTACTTTCAATGGGTAAACTGTATGATATGTGAacaatatctcaataaaactgtttaaaaagagaatgaaagaagccaTCATTATAGATACTCCAAACATTTAAAGGATAGTAATGGGAATATTATGAGTAACGTTATATCAATAAACTCAATAACATAGATAAAATTGTCAAATTCCCTGAAAGATACAAATTGCCAAACTCactcaaaaaataaattgaaaacctgAACAGAAGAATGGTTTTTAACCATCATGTCTCTAGAAGAAACTAAGGCCCCTAATTCATAAGCATATCTAACTTCCACGGTGTaaaccatggccaatttcaagttaTCAAAGCGACATCACTGAATGAAGATTTGTTAAGAGATGAAAACAATCAGCTCTCATTAGCTGGTACAAGCCAGCTCCAGCATGACACCGTCTGTtatctataaaagaaaattaatttgttaTCAAAAACCTTCCaggaaaactccaggcccagatgtcttcactagtgaattctatcgaacattCACGGAtgaaataataccaattttaaATAGACTCTTTCAGAAAGCAGAGGAACAGGTCTCCTCTTATATAATGAGGCCAGAATTACTCTGATACTAAacaaaaacattacaagaaaTCTAAGACCAATATACCTCATGAGCATAAAAGCaaaatttctcttaaaaattttgGGAAATTGAATCCATCTATATATAAGaagtataataaatatatcatgaccaagtgaggtttatcctaggaatgaaAAGTTGGTTGAGCACTCAAAAGtcaatgtagggcttccctggtggtgcagtggttgagaatctgcctgccaatgcaggggacacgggttcgagccctggtctgggaagatcccacatgccgcggagcaactggccccgtgagccacagctactgagcctgcgcgtctggagcctgtgctccgcaacaagagaggccgcgacagcgagaggcccgcgcactgcgatgaagggcggcccccgcttgccgcaactagagaaagccctcgcacagaaacgaagacccaacacagccaaaaataaataaatgaataaactccaatctctttttttttttttttttttggtttaaggACTGCCAGAActccaattttatttttgcattctttatgaataaaatgtaaccaattaccatttccttttctttccctgctTAGATACTTAGCTCCAACTTCAATGATCATGTATTTCAGAAACCACTGAAAGACTTCAAGTACATTGCTGCAAAGAATTGTTAATAATTGCTCCCTACATATTTTTGCTTAATCTATTTTGTAAACTGTAGCCAACTCCTGGAACATCTTAAGTAAACTAcctttatttccttaaataaaaatgaataattttaaacatcATGCAGATGAAACATTTTTAATACCTAACTTCCTTAACATAAGGTAAAACAGTCTTAGGCTGTCActgggaattttttaaatgtcatggtAATTATGCAGGTATGGATCATATTCAGTATTTAATATATGACCAAGGTAACTAATAAGAGGTCAAAAACAAAGTTAAAGTTAAGAACAGCTACTTCTTTGAAAAGCTTCTGATGTTTATTTACTTCTGGACAAACAAGTGGGAAGAGCCACTAGTATAAACCTATTTTTAGTCTCTATTATTAAAACTGCTTAAGAGTTCTTAGAACACAGAAAAACTAAATTTGAATGCATTTGTAATAGCTTAACAAGTTATGTCTTAGGATCTTTTAATGGAATGTTTGAAACCAATCATAAATCACTGCAAAgacaaatcagaaaaagaaaaacttttgaaTGGCATGCTATATGACCTGGACAAAACTGATTATCAACTAGTAATGATTAGCACATGCAACAGATTGAGAAATTAAATCCTCTGCTATATACTTTTAAGTAGTTTGTCAGACATGAGAAAGTTTTAAATGTTCTTATTGCATTCATCTCCCAcatattcaattttatttaaaacaagacAACAGTTCTCTCCAGATTTTTGGGTTTATCAGTGCAAAGTAAAATAAAGCAATCTCAGTAGAAATGGTTTATTACAATGTTATCTTAGAAAGGCTTATTTCTCAAAATGTCCTAAAAGATGTCCAAATCATGAGAATGATCAACCTCAATGGCTTCCTCCGCATCCAACTTTGATTCTCCGTGTCCTTCCTGTGATTCATCAAGAGAGGCCAGGGCCTCATTTGTGTCACTTGCAAAAGTCTCTCGTGATGTATCatcatcttcttgaaaatttaggCTTTTAATAGCTTGTTTCATCTTTTTTCCCAGTACTTGTGTCCTTCTCTTCCTAGcagcttttttattttcatattccttttGATTTTCAATGTAAAAAATGTCCTTAATTTGTTCCTCACTGATACTAGGAGTGTTCTTCAGGAGATTCAGGAAAACTCCACCTGGTGTTCTTCTTCGACTACCATTCATTATAAAAAGGCCACCATTTTGTTCAACTTCAGCAGTTTCCAGCAGAAGTTCAATTGCCTTTTTGTTCCCAATTATCCTCACTACTCGGGCTATCAAATCTTTCTTTGGTTCCTGCAACCTGAAAGAAATTTCATCAGCCACTTTCTCTTGAGAATCGTCCTCTGTGATCTCATATCGGCCTTTATAGTTCATTTCTAGTCTGTCTCCTAGTCTGTCTTTGACAGGTCGTTTCCTTTTGAGATGACCTTGCCCGTTTTCCTCCTCCTTTGATCCCGTTTTTTTGGCACCATGCATATATTCATCTAGCTCTTTGTCTAATTCTTTTGTATGCTCTTGGGATTCCCTCTTAAGTTTCTTAGCAAGCAAATAATTGTACGTCTCGGATTGCCTGCTTTTGTCAATAGTGCCCTCCATTCCCAAGATACCAAGTTCAGTGGCCACTGCATCTTGACTCTGTTCCTGCAGCACAGCACCCCATATGTTGTTAACTTTCTTCCCTCCAGCAATAGGCGGTTTCTGGCTGCTCTGGCCAAACTGAAAAGGCTCTGGTTTGGGAGGAGTGTTAAAACATTTTTGTCGTTTGCATTTCCAGAGAGAGCTATCATCATCTGAATCTGAAAAACTCTCCTCACTTGAATCCACACTTTTAACAGTCCGATAATGTGATACTGGAGCACACACTGTTGCAGTACTCTGGAAGGGCCTCACTGCACAGTCCCCACCTAGTGCTTTCGGCACCTGCAGCGGCCTGTCGCTGGGTGCCACCGTCATGTCGGAATCTGAGTCAGAAAGCTGCCCATCTTCCATGTCGCCTGCCTCCTGCGCCATCTTCCCGTGGCGCGGCCccaatctcttaaaaaaaaaaaagtcaatgtaaTTCATCATACTAAcatgataaaggagaaaaattataacCATTTTAATAGATACATAAAAGGCGTTTGATAAAAGACAgtacccacttatgataaaattcCTTAGGAAATTATGAATAGAAAGGAAGTTCCTCAGCCTGAAATaaggcatctatgaaaaaactacagctgacatcatacttaatagtgaaagactgaacACTTTCCTCCTACGAAAGGAACAATTCAAGGATGTCTGTTCTCACCACTGCTATCCAACAATGTACTGGAAATCTTAATTAGTGCAGTaaggcaaggggaaaaaaaagtgtgcagatgggaaaagaagtaaaactctctttATTTGCAGGAATATTACAAGCATGTACATAGAATGCCCTAAGAATCTATACAaagttattagaactaataagtgaatttagcatgGTCTCAGGATAAAAGGTCACTATACAAAATCAAgtatatgggggcttccctagtggtgcagtggttgggagtccgcctgccagtgcgggggacacgggttcgggccctggtccggggggatcccacgtgccgcggagcagctgagcccatacgccacggctgctgggcctgcactccggagcccacaagccacaactgctgagcccacgtgccgcaactgctgaggcccacgtgcctggagcccgtgctccgcaacaggagaggccaccgcagtgagaaacccgtgcaccgcaacgaagagtagtccctgcttgccgcaactagagaaagcccgcgcgcagcggcgaagacacaatgcagccaaaaataaaataaataaatttataaaaaaaaatcaagtatatgatacagccactatggagaacagtatggaggttcctttaaaaactaaaaatagaactaccatacaacacagcaatcccactactgggcatataccctgagaaaaccataattcaaaaagtcatgtaccacaatgttcattgcagctctatttacaatagccaggacatggaagcaacctaagtgtccatcgacagatgaatggataaagaagacgtggcacatatatacaatggaatattactcagccataaaaagaaacaaaactgagttataagtagtgaggtgggtggacctagagtctgtcatacagagtgaagtaagtcagaaagagaaaaacaaatactgtatgctatcacatatatatggaatctaaaaaaaaaaaaaaagtttctgaagaacctaggggcaggacaggaataaagatgcaaacgtagagaatggacttgaggacatggggagggggaagggtaatctgggacaaagtgagagagtggcatggacatatatacactaccaaatgtaaaatagatgctagtgagaagcagctgcatagcacagggagatcagctcggtgctttgtgaccacctagaggggtgggatagggagggtgggagggagggagatgcaagagggaagagatatggggatatatgtaatcagctatatatgtatagctgattcactttgttataaagcagaaactaacacaccattgtaaagcaattatactccaataaagatgttaaaaaacaacaacaacaaaaaacaaaaaacaaaaatcaagtgtGTATCTTATGTACTAGaaataaacaattagaaaatgaaaaacttaaaTGCCATTTGCAATGGCATCAAAATGAGTGAAGTAAATAGGGATAAATTTTAGGAAATACCtgaagacttatacactgaaaactacagtaTATTGCTGTGAGTAATCATGGAAGACCTGAAAAATGACAAAGTATACCATGTTCATGTATCAGAGGACTCAATACTGTCAAAGTGGCAATTCTCCCCAGATCTGAATACTCAGTAAAATTCCAGTTAAGATCCCAGTGGGCTTTTATTTGTGTGTGAAAATCTACAGGCTGATCCTAAAATCTGTAAGGAAATGCACAGAATCTGTAGcagtcaaaataatcttgaaaaagaatatcAGAGGACTGACAATAACTGACTTTGAGCCTTCCTATAAAGCTGTAGTAACCACGACAGCATAGCATTGGCAAAAGGATGGGAGTGAAGATACACAGTATGTGTGTCTGCCATTCTTGCTGTCCGGTTTGCATGTTGCATTCCCCATGCCCCATGAGCACCAAATTCAAGTGGACCCTTGATGAATGGGTGCTTAGCAAGACTCAAAGCAAGAAAATGGCAATCTCCTTACTTCTATGATTGCTGATAGCCAGGAGAGGCCACCTTTTTGGTTCCACTCAGAACTtacttccagggacttccctggtggtccagtggttgagaatctgccttccaatgaaggggacgcaaattcgatccctggttggggaactaagatcccacatgccacagggcaactaagcttgtgcaccacaactactgagcacgcggGCCACAAGTggagaacccacgtgccacaactacagagcccacatcctctggagcctgcacgccacaactactgagcccgcatgccacaactagagagaagcccgtgagctgcaacgaagatcccatgtgccgcaactgagacccgacgcagccaaaaataaatattaaaaaaaaaacttacttccAACACACAGTCACATTCCAAGAACCACAAATGACCACGAAACCCAATCATATCCTTATTGACATGTGTTACTTCCTTGTATTTGCCAACCACTTACTGTTGAAAATgatgacaaagaagaaaagatagaacAACCCACAGTTCCAGTTCCATTCTATGTGTGCGgaatgtgcatgtgtgcacgtaccaagaagtaaaataaaaacagttgagtCAGTTTTGTGCAGCAATCCACTATTCTGGTAAGAAGTGAATACATATACAAAATATGAATTACGCAATTTTGGTGATTCTGCATATGAGTCAAATgctcttatatttgcatttaaaactgaCATTGTACAATATAAAGATGGACTATATCATTTATGTTAATAGTTAAAATTTTCAACTGTCCTTTACTTAGAACAACATTAAATAATAAGTAGGAAGCACCATGTCAAGGTCAACATCAGTGGTCATAAATCACATTGATAGCATGCAGCcgtgatatgatgtgatgaaatgGCACTTTATCCTGTGATCTTCCTTCCCCACACCCATAACCCcagtttaacaaagagaaaaacaccagACAAATCTCAGTGGACAGGCATTCTACAAATACCTGCCTAGTACTCATAATTATAAAGATAATCAAAATCAgtaaaagtctgagaaactgtcacagccaagaggagcctaaggagaaatGACAACTAAAAATATGTGGTATTCTGGATAGGATCCAGGAGTAGAAAAAGGGCATTacctaaaaaaaaggaaatttgaataaagtAGACTTTAGTTAATGACAATGTGTCAACACTGGTTCATTAACtacaacaaatgtaccatactaatgtataAGATGCTCCTCGGTATGGAGTACATGGGAATCCTCTATAGTATCTTCTCAGTTTCTTTGTAAAtcaaaaactgttctaaaaaatgaagtctactaaaaaaaaagtcaaaagagagaccacagaaaaaagaaaagctttataTGTTAGTACCTTTAAACAGCacttttttccttgctttttgaACAAAGGGCTTTGCATTGTCATTTTACACTGGGCCTCGCAAATTATGTAGCCTACCCTGCCTCTGTCCCTACCTCTGtcacccagacttcagactacagTTGTTTTGGACCCTTTTGAGAGTCCCTGAGGCCAAGAGTGAGTAAGGCTGTGA encodes:
- the LOC137757182 gene encoding phosphorylated adapter RNA export protein, giving the protein MAQEAGDMEDGQLSDSDSDMTVAPSDRPLQVPKALGGDCAVRPFQSTATVCAPVSHYRTVKSVDSSEESFSDSDDDSSLWKCKRQKCFNTPPKPEPFQFGQSSQKPPIAGGKKVNNIWGAVLQEQSQDAVATELGILGMEGTIDKSRQSETYNYLLAKKLKRESQEHTKELDKELDEYMHGAKKTGSKEEENGQGHLKRKRPVKDRLGDRLEMNYKGRYEITEDDSQEKVADEISFRLQEPKKDLIARVVRIIGNKKAIELLLETAEVEQNGGLFIMNGSRRRTPGGVFLNLLKNTPSISEEQIKDIFYIENQKEYENKKAARKRRTQVLGKKMKQAIKSLNFQEDDDTSRETFASDTNEALASLDESQEGHGESKLDAEEAIEVDHSHDLDIF